aagatgaatttttCGACATTAGATCTCTATCACCACAAAACCCTCtcaaatgaactaaaattaCAGTCAAACATAGCAAGTGAAATCCTCAAAATCTCACAGCAAATGGGTGGTTAGTGTTTCCAACAATGGAGATTTGAGAATTCTCGCATTACAAATTCAATATTTCGAGCCAGCATCTCCGCAATTGAGCTTCGAATTGCGATAATTTACgtcttcattttcaattttccgATAAAAATCGAATCTTTTTTCGCCCCCTTCTGAATTTGGTGGGAAAAGGGTTTGGATATTTCTGTACCAATTTCCTCTGTCACTCACGACAACCGCGTTTGAATGTGTTGAGTTGAGAGCTCAGAATTTCATGGATAGTGTTCGTTTTTTACATCGGTGAAATTTTCTCGTAGTGTTAGCTAATCTAATCAGCAGGATTTTGCAGCTTTGGGTGAAGTGGGAATGGGTAATTAGGGTTCACGAGCAGCTGATTTTGTATGGCGACGGCTCCTGCGGTGTCAATTCAGTGGATTCCTGAAGATGACCTCTTGCTGAAGAATGCTGTTGAGGTAGTCCCAATTTCGAATTTTGTTGAATAGTTGCGATTATGAGCTGATATTTGCTGTTCCAACACCCATATTTATCTGAATTTTGGGCTTTGATACTTTATTTCCAGTATTTGATTATGCTTGTTTCTGTGATAATTTTTGGGTTTGTAAATGTTACTCTAAATAGTAGGAATagttttgttgtgatttttaCATGGCAAGAGCAATTAAGGAGTGCGCGGATTGTTCGACTAGGAATGTAAAGTGTCGTTGAATTGGAACTGCATTCTCGTGCTACCTATGTCCTATACTGGTGCAACAATTGTGCAGATTGTAGATTTTCCAGTTGCTCTTCGAATAAATGCTAAGTATTCTTCTTTTAGTCATAAAAAGTCTCCATAATAATCGATCAAAGGAAGAGAAATGCCAATTTTCGTGATGTTGGTTGAAGGTCTAGTTTTAGTTGATGGAGAAAATATTGTGCTCTTAGTTTGCATTGCGGTTCAAACTAttatattgtttgtttttcttatctCAGGCTGGTGCATCGTTGGAAGCACTTGCCAAAGGTGCAGTGCTGTTTTCTCGTAGATACAGTTTACGAGAGCTGCAAGAGAGATGGCACTCGCTTCTCTATGATCCTGATATTTCAGCCCAAGCTGCTGCTCAAATCTTTGAACTTGAGATTTCTGGTATCAACCATGCATCGAAATTTAACAGAGCTGAGAACCACACCATAGGAGGTAAAGAGGTTGCGCAAAAGAGGAAACATGCGAGCATCCGTCGAAAATATTATGCCATGAGAAAGAAATTCCGTAATGAATTATTCAGCAACAGCAATTTGGGAATTTTTGAACCCAATCCTCATGAATTCAGTGAGCAAAGTACTGATTTTCAGAAACAAGTGATGCATGATGCCATACCTGACCATCTATTACTTCAGGAAGAGGACATAGATATTTTGCGGCATGCCTTTCAGGGTCCAATAAGGGATATTTCTGTGGCATCACGTGCAAATAATGCGCCGGGAGGCTATGGATTTGATGGCGATGCCACTTCCTCACTAATAGAAGGTggaaatgatattttagagGTTGATatcaaaaacagaaaaagttCCATTGATGAGAATCCTCATAATTCTTCTGTTGGATTTAAAGGTACACAACAATTCAACCCCGCAAATTCGGATGGCTTTTCTTCTTTACAAACAAGCATGTTCGAGCCCAATCAGCCTCACTTGCGCCACTGGAGAAGAATGCAGGATGTTTCAGCTTCTTCAGTACCTACTAGCATGAACTTGCAAGATGCAGATCGGATTGCTGAAGATACGATCAGGCATGAGTCTGAGGATAAAGAAAATAGCTCAACTGTATGCACCGGTGAATATGGTGACCCAGACTCACTTTTGAACCTCTCGAATGAGGATGAGATATTGTTGGAGGACGTTGAAAATTGTGCAGCTAATAAATGTTGTACTGATAGTACTGGTGCAGTCATCCAAGATTGTATCAAAGACGgtcaagaaaatgataaagCAAAACCTGAACCCGAGTCTGTCACAGTTGGAGAAGTTGTTCCTTTGATTGCTCCTAGTGCAACACCCGTGGTGTCCGAAGTATCCATGTCCTCTGTTCATGGAGACCAACCAATGAATAGCCAGCCAGAGGTTGATGCACCTTCAAAGTCAACtttgatttcagattttaCTGGACTCGGTGGTGGCAAGATCTGCTGCACTTTGAACACCGAGGACACGGAAATTCCATGCAATGATGATATATTCTTGCTTATACATCCATCGACTTCATTTGGTTCTTCTACAACACAGCCAAACTCCATGGGTTCTATGACATCTGCTCATCAAAAGGATTATGAACAAGGTTTAAAATTCTCGATGAAAGGAAATGAATCTGCAAAATCTTCTGTGTGGCCTCATATGGTGGGCACACAGGCGGTGCACCCGCTTGTAGGTCATACTGCCAAAACTAAACTTCATGATTCCAGAGAGCAGGCTTTACTTCCTGGATTTGCTACCAAAACCATTGGACATTCCACTAAAGGTGGATCACAGTATGCAATTCCAAAACAATGCAGCAATAGTCTGGTCAAGAAAGAAGTTGCTGGAGTTGATATAAAGGTGGTTTGCATTCCacataaattcaattttcttccttttctgaACCACCGTGTCTGGAGTTTATAACACTTCCATCTACGGTTTAGTAGCTTACACAATTACTCTTTGCACACAGGCTGGACAAAACTCAGCAACAGTCACTAATATAATACAATCAACAGAAGCAGGCCCCTCGAGAAGCCAACATCCAGAATCAGCTTTTGACGACTCAGAGTCAGATGAAGTCGAATCTGGAATTGATGACGATGTACCTTATTTTTCGGACATTGAAGCCATGGTATTGAATCTTGACGGTCTACATGAATTTATTCTTCCCAAAAAAGATTTCAAGAAACTCCAATTTTGATCTTGCAATGTCTTCTATGCAGATACTAGAAATGGACTTAGATCCATACGATCAAGACTCCGGCATTGTTAGACAAGGTTTGTCCAGTTCTCTTGTTTGGTTGATAAACTCAATTCTTCCCGCATCCTAACGAAAAACTTCTGTCATTAACTTTGGATGCTAAACTTCACAACAATGCTTTTACCTGATTGTAGTTATCCTTCTCTTTTTACTTAGTGCACAATTATTTGTTCTCTTGACTCTTCAGTTCCAAGTTATCAGTATGATGAGACCAAGAGAACCATCATAAGGTTGGAACAAGGTGCCCGATCCTGCTTGAGAAGGGCTATGACATCACACGAAGCTCTTGCCATCTTGTATGGCCGCCATTTGAGGCATTACATCACGAAACCCGAGGTGTTGAAGAAACTAccttttttattctctttttgaTTGGTTATCATGcatattataatagtaatgTAAAGAAAGGTGATTGAATACGTCGATTCAAACTTTAAATTGATGGGAAAATGCTGTACATGAAATGCATCTACTGAAGGGGCTCTGAGTCACTGTTGCATTCATATCTGTTAACTTTCCTGCATTCTtgaaaattactatatatatctCTATTCAGAGCAAGTGCTTCATTCATGTGATAAGTTTCAATCAAAATACAATAACTAGGCAACCCTGATTCAATATTCCAAGTAAAACCATGAATTCTGATACAAGATGCATGtcacaaatattattatagcaTAAATATCAGATGATCTGTGTCTTATTATAGCATCTCTGGGCCTTTTAGGGTTCACTGTGACTTATAGTAGTGTGCACaccatttttttgtaaaactgTCCCTTGATAGTCGTAATTTTCTAATCATGCGCATACGTGTTTCTTTGATCCTTACATGTTATTTATTGGTAATACTTTGTTGTTGATTCTTGTCctgtgattttgatttattttcagGTTTTACTTGGAAGATCAACTGATGATATGGATGTTGATATTGATCTGAGGAAAGAAGGAAGAGCTAATAAAATCTCTAGGCGGCAGGTATTGTTTTGCATCTTTGTGCTTGATAAGTTTTTTCCGACGCGGTAAAGAATGAAGATAGTACTAAGAGCCTTACCTTTAAAAGTAGTAGAGGCATGTATAGGATGAGCATATATGTAAGACTGTTATAGGGTTCCGTACACTGTTTATGTATAAATTGAAACCTTAATTACCGCATTCATTTGGATCCACTCAGGCTATTATCAAAATGGAGGCAGACGGTTCGTTCTTTCTGAGAAACTTAGGTAAGAGTTCAGTGTTGGTGAATGGCGTTGCAGTAGCCTGTGGGCAGTTGCTGAACCTTAGCACAAGTTGTTTGATTGAGGTAATCTATCGAATTGTTTTTTCCATGTTGTTGCTTGGCCACTGCTTAATAACGAACATACatgtataaattttgaaacttgCTGCATTTGTAGATAAGGGGGATGAGTTTTGTGTTTGAGATCAACCAAGATTATGTAATGAAGAACTTGAGTAGATATTTCCtgaaaaataaaggaaagaCGGGCAAATCTGATTGGTCGGCCGAGGACGAATCATGAGCAATCAAAAGGGTTAAAAAGGTTCCATGGTAAGTTAATATCTAGGCTTACAACCCCAGGTTGAAATAAATTGCTCCCCTGTAAAATGTTAGTGTAGATATTCCGTGTTTTAGAGCTCGTTGATCTAGCCGCATTCCACACGCGCTGTCTGTGTGTTGTATACTTTCTTGATGTATTAGAAATTAATGAGGTTTTTATACACTTTGCCACTTTCAGCCACACTTTTTATGTGAAGAAGATGGAATATAGGACTTAGGAAATGGCCATGTGTGGGTGCTGAAAATATGAAGAATATACTTATTTTGCttttaaaagggaaaaagaggCCTTAATCATATGGATTTTAACCTCTTTTTACTATACATTTTGAAAGAGGAATTGATGTGCCCACATTTGCTTGGTTATTTATGTGACAATAATTATTCCTAGTTCCacaattgtttgttttttgaaGTAGAAACAAATTAAGGATGATGGATTACATAGACAATTTGGTGGTGTGGTCCAAGGTAGAAAAGTagtaacaaaaatatgtgaaGTTAGTTAAATGTTGGGGCaaccattaaattaaaaaggatttttttttttacttgggTTGTAGagataatttaaattacacGTGTATGATGCAATCGAGTGTGCTGTGTATGTTGCGATAGAGTAGTAGAGTTTCCCATTACCTAGTAATAATCGGATTAGTTAAGTTTTTGCACTTAATTACTTGAAAATGTCATCTTTTCAAAATCTTGTTTTGGTGGGAATTCTTTGCCTTTTTATTTGGGAAATGCTTATTCTAAATTGGAAGTAAGTGGCTATgtgaatataaattatactcctgtAATTTTGACCGtctaaatattagtatatcttCACTAAATGGgccattgatttttttatagtattcgTGGTGATATACATAGAGGATGACAaactatatactactattattatggTTGCTGCAGGTTAATTTATGtacatattttttagtattgacATCTTATGCAATTTCCGAAAAGTAATtgctatttatagtaataagtTAGATTCTTAGTCATCTTCTTTCAcaattactactcctattaaataGGTGTAACAAACGTCATTTATGAACACTGATGTGGGTACctgtatttgaaattttcctcttttaagTAAGTTTTAACGTATtgtctagttttttttttttaagttgaaATCTATGATTTTGatatctatttcttttttacgAATATCTATTATACGAATTGAAAATACGGTACAAtctagtactcccttcgtcttaTTACAAGTGAGACAATTTATTTAGGTATATGCATTTagtagtgaaaaaaaatacaaagaaaaagtaagagaaatgataCAGTGAGACAATTTATTTAGGTATATGCATTTAGtagtgaaaaaaatacaaagaaaaagtaagagaaatgataCNNNNNNNNNNNNNNNNNNNNNNNNNNNNNNNNNNNNNNNNNNNNNNNNNNNNNNNNNNNNNNNNNNNNNNNNNNNNNNNNNNNNNNNNNNNNNNNNNNNNTTAACACAATTTATAGGTTATAATAGGCGATCTTTTGTATGGATtgcacattattttttaaaaccatgttcctatataaaattaaacccTAGATATTAAATGAAATGGTGGGGGGGACAGACATGTATCAGTAGCATCCTCAGACCTGAAAACGTCcaagtattattttgaattaatctttattttaaacaagaaattaatatctttatttttttaatgtttatttattttttgttttctaagtATATCCGGATTCGTCTTTTAACTTTTCTAGAAACCAATAATGCACTGAGTTCACTCACACACAAACAAGgaacaaagattaaaaaaatagagaaagagGTTCATCATGTTCAAGTCGTCATCAATGTCATATGCTAGCTAGTgacaatatatatacataaatttacagcattagaaattaatttattgatatagGTTGTTAATGATCCATCTAATCACATTGTCATCCCTCAAATCAAGACAAATCATCTTGATTGAAAGGTCTGTTATATGTCAATGgcttgatttttatttatttattttgagtgTCTAACTTCAGTTCGTGCGCAGGATATTATGCTAATGCAATTATTAATATGTTAGTACAATCATAGTAGTAATTGATTGTGCCATCAATAACAAAATCtatttataagtaattaattaatactactatataaaatgtTGTAGAAACTTAATTAGCAAGAAATGATCGATGAGTATTTATGGTTGGTGGAGTGACAAATCTCTCACTAAtctttttaattgaaatactTCAGCTTGCTGTCACtcatatataggagtattttaaaTCAATCTCACctatcttcattttttttaaattattaactcTAACTTCTCTTAGCATATGctttgaaattataagtatatttaatacaGATGTGTATgctctttaaaaataaaaaataaaagtatggaATTTTACTTTCATGAATGAAAATGTATATagaatcaattataaaattgactTTCAtgttcaaaaccaaaaaaattgtatcaAGAAAACTTAAGTAATCCAAAATGAAGAATGttagtagtactttttattGTCTTTCCTCTATTCAATGAAATCTAACATATCAAAGGGAAATAAAACCTAGCTAGAAATTTATGGTTTGCCTGTAAAAAATCGTGTAAATTTGTATGcattgtgaattaattattgatactactatttaaGTAATGCACgcgaacaaataaataatcttATAAAATGGGTGTTtgttaaatactccatataataagTAAACTAGCCAACAATAAAAGAATAAGATCACAGTAGATCTGCTTCATTTTACCTAGCTGCAGAGAACAATTCTACATATATATCCCACGcgcaaaataaagaaaatgctgagtactaaaaatgaacattttcaagaaatattctttcatatataggaaagaaataaatgtataaccgtaccaattaattactactacttcttCATAATTGAAAACAATATATGCATTTCTGAATCAAGAAAAATGCCCAAATGCTTCTGTTTCACTAAGCTGCCATTTTTACATTAGTATCTCGATTTGTATTTTCCCTATTAggcaaattaattaattcccataaattaaaaaatgcaactGCAACTGCAACTGCAATTTCAATTGCAATGAAGCAGCTCCCTAAAAATGTGCATACTCATTAGAAACACTGTGGGTAATTGATGGAACAcaattgacataaataaatatagagaaaaagatattggtgaatgtgtagaaaattaatcaaaaaactagaaatattaacattttattcaaCCAAAGTAGATAGGAGTATTTCATTGAGACAAACAATTCAATCATCAAAGATtggtatataaattaaaaaaagagaagcaTAGGaattacaaactaaaaaatccaGACATAAATCCCCTGAATTTCCAATCCAATATTAATAATGGGATTTTTACAACAAAGAGTCAAAGACCACCACAAATAATCCTACTATGTTTTCTTACAAAAACCTCAAATTAAGCTCTAATTAATCTTGTGTGTTTCACCTTCTGGATAATATATGATTAAGTTTGAGTTAAGGGGAAAATGTGgaaattatgaatttgtaatttttttttatttttgatgtaAGTAATTGATCAAGATCTTGGTGGTGGGAAGAATTGCGTACCGGCCATGAAGCTATTAAGGGGGGCTGGGTATAAAGAGGGGTCCAAATAAGGGGAAGGCGACGCTGCTGCTGCGGCGGTGTCGGCGGTGGAGGCGATTAAATTGAGCTGCTGGACGCTTCCGCCGCCGGAGGAGGTCTCTCCGGCGGCCATGTACTGCGTTTCCGTGCCTTGATCGTAGAGGATTCCCTTGAAGACGTGGCCGGAGATGTTGACGGCGGTTTGGTACGCGTATTGATCCTCCGCGTCGTCGATTGCTGACACCCTCACGCACCGGAAGACGGCCTCCGCGCTCACTTCCGACGGAAAATTCCCCAACTCTAACcctaattaatcaatatgCAATATTAGGGAATATGACAAACACTGGCGAGAATACTCACAAACAGTGGTTTgttgaaaagagaaaagagaaacaaTCATAGTAAGTAAAGTAAAGTAACATTGTAGTTGGCTACTACATAACagtttctgaaaaaaaaaaaaaaaaaaaaaaaaaaaaagttttttcttttttctatgtgtatatattaGCAGCATTACCAGTAGCGGAAGTAGGTATTCTGGTGCAGACGAGGGAGTTGGAGCTGCTcggattattattattgttattattattattttccctTTGTCTTTTTGAGGAGTGATCCCTCTCCTTCCCTTCCTCCTGGCGCTGCTGGAGCGCCGCGAGCTGCTGCTGCTTCTCGCGGCGCTTGGCAGCGGGGACCCACGTGCTCTTGACGTGGGTCTGGCACTGGAAGCCCCGGCTCTTGCAGCACGTTCTGCACCGCATATGCGAGCAGTCCTTCTTGGCCTGGTTGCCGCAGTCTTGGCAGCTGATGCCGCCGCCCGATCCTGCGCCTCCGCCCCCGCCGCTTCGCATCATGAGGAACCCGGGGCGGGCGGACTCCTCGGTGATGCTGAAGCCGCCGCGGCTGGGCCCGACGGCGAGCCCGCCCGCGGAGGCGTAGAGGTCCTGCAGCTGCGGCTGATGCTGCTGGTGCGGCTGCCAGAGCTCGAAGCCGCGGTAGGGCGGGATCTCGTCGTTGCGGTAGAGGAACCAGCTCTCCGGGTTGATGTCCGGGTTGTTGTTGGTGTGGCTGCTCTGGCCGTCTTGGTCTCGGCCGGCGGAGGAggcgcctccgccgccgccgccgccgcctagTGAGAAGAAGCCGGCCATGTTGTCATGGTGAAAATGACTGGTGGGAGCGGCCGTTTTTGGGATTCTTGGATTGTGGGTTTTGAGGGCAGACAATTTCTGAGGTGGGAAAGTTGTAATAACAAAGATAGCCCAAACAACGGGAATGAATTAGGGTGTGAtttgctttttatttttggagagagagagaaagagtggCAGCTTTATTTTGAGGTGAGGTGAggtgaggagagagagagattgagtGGGTGGGGGCGATGACTTttttaagagagagagagagagagaaaaggaggGGGGAATTGGCTGTCTTTCAAGGCTGAGGTTGTGTTGTTCGCATTAAAGACGCAGAATTACAGGTCTGCCACGCCGCCATGGCCTCTCCCTAAAAGCTGCTTAattcttcactttctctttcctctttctctctctaatctaATCAAGATGATTCTGATTATTGCTTACTTATATGTGTAATTGAGTAGTAATTCTAATTCTACACACAACAACTtccatcatcttcttcaaattttctcctttttttgaTCAAATATTTCACTCATCATGCTGATGATCAACCTAGAAAAAGGAAGTACGGAGAGTCATGATCTAAAGGTGGAAAGCCATTTGCATGAGGATCAAGCGGCTGCTATGCTGCCACGTGTGTGCCGGCCAACTTTTGCTCCTTTCCACCGGAAAATACGCTGCTTTATGTCTTATAATTCtcgacatttttaataataattaaataatgtgaATAAACCCTTAATATGTgttgattataatttaaagaaaagtgTCTAAAATATTCTTCTATTAGTATTGATGTGgaaaattctttttttgcattttataatttcatatatatgtgtatgaaCTTAAGTAAAACAGATGGGGGTTTTAGTTTCATCATCagaatttaaattgttttactttactttttactttttcttcaatgTCTgcaataatagtagtactagtataattagATAATCTACGATTCTA
The genomic region above belongs to Salvia hispanica cultivar TCC Black 2014 chromosome 3, UniMelb_Shisp_WGS_1.0, whole genome shotgun sequence and contains:
- the LOC125214583 gene encoding uncharacterized protein LOC125214583 isoform X2, with protein sequence MATAPAVSIQWIPEDDLLLKNAVEAGASLEALAKGAVLFSRRYSLRELQERWHSLLYDPDISAQAAAQIFELEISGINHASKFNRAENHTIGGKEVAQKRKHASIRRKYYAMRKKFRNELFSNSNLGIFEPNPHEFSEQSTDFQKQVMHDAIPDHLLLQEEDIDILRHAFQGPIRDISVASRANNAPGGYGFDGDATSSLIEGTQQFNPANSDGFSSLQTSMFEPNQPHLRHWRRMQDVSASSVPTSMNLQDADRIAEDTIRHESEDKENSSTVCTGEYGDPDSLLNLSNEDEILLEDVENCAANKCCTDSTGAVIQDCIKDGQENDKAKPEPESVTVGEVVPLIAPSATPVVSEVSMSSVHGDQPMNSQPEVDAPSKSTLISDFTGLGGGKICCTLNTEDTEIPCNDDIFLLIHPSTSFGSSTTQPNSMGSMTSAHQKDYEQGLKFSMKGNESAKSSVWPHMVGTQAVHPLVGHTAKTKLHDSREQALLPGFATKTIGHSTKGGSQYAIPKQCSNSLVKKEVAGVDIKAGQNSATVTNIIQSTEAGPSRSQHPESAFDDSESDEVESGIDDDVPYFSDIEAMILEMDLDPYDQDSGIVRQVPSYQYDETKRTIIRLEQGARSCLRRAMTSHEALAILYGRHLRHYITKPEVLLGRSTDDMDVDIDLRKEGRANKISRRQAIIKMEADGSFFLRNLGKSSVLVNGVAVACGQLLNLSTSCLIEIRGMSFVFEINQDYVMKNLSRYFLKNKGKTGKSDWSAEDES
- the LOC125214583 gene encoding uncharacterized protein LOC125214583 isoform X1, with the protein product MATAPAVSIQWIPEDDLLLKNAVEAGASLEALAKGAVLFSRRYSLRELQERWHSLLYDPDISAQAAAQIFELEISGINHASKFNRAENHTIGGKEVAQKRKHASIRRKYYAMRKKFRNELFSNSNLGIFEPNPHEFSEQSTDFQKQVMHDAIPDHLLLQEEDIDILRHAFQGPIRDISVASRANNAPGGYGFDGDATSSLIEGGNDILEVDIKNRKSSIDENPHNSSVGFKGTQQFNPANSDGFSSLQTSMFEPNQPHLRHWRRMQDVSASSVPTSMNLQDADRIAEDTIRHESEDKENSSTVCTGEYGDPDSLLNLSNEDEILLEDVENCAANKCCTDSTGAVIQDCIKDGQENDKAKPEPESVTVGEVVPLIAPSATPVVSEVSMSSVHGDQPMNSQPEVDAPSKSTLISDFTGLGGGKICCTLNTEDTEIPCNDDIFLLIHPSTSFGSSTTQPNSMGSMTSAHQKDYEQGLKFSMKGNESAKSSVWPHMVGTQAVHPLVGHTAKTKLHDSREQALLPGFATKTIGHSTKGGSQYAIPKQCSNSLVKKEVAGVDIKAGQNSATVTNIIQSTEAGPSRSQHPESAFDDSESDEVESGIDDDVPYFSDIEAMILEMDLDPYDQDSGIVRQVPSYQYDETKRTIIRLEQGARSCLRRAMTSHEALAILYGRHLRHYITKPEVLLGRSTDDMDVDIDLRKEGRANKISRRQAIIKMEADGSFFLRNLGKSSVLVNGVAVACGQLLNLSTSCLIEIRGMSFVFEINQDYVMKNLSRYFLKNKGKTGKSDWSAEDES
- the LOC125212207 gene encoding protein SHI RELATED SEQUENCE 1-like, which produces MAGFFSLGGGGGGGGASSAGRDQDGQSSHTNNNPDINPESWFLYRNDEIPPYRGFELWQPHQQHQPQLQDLYASAGGLAVGPSRGGFSITEESARPGFLMMRSGGGGGAGSGGGISCQDCGNQAKKDCSHMRCRTCCKSRGFQCQTHVKSTWVPAAKRREKQQQLAALQQRQEEGKERDHSSKRQRENNNNNNNNNPSSSNSLVCTRIPTSATGLELGNFPSEVSAEAVFRCVRVSAIDDAEDQYAYQTAVNISGHVFKGILYDQGTETQYMAAGETSSGGGSVQQLNLIASTADTAAAAASPSPYLDPSLYPAPLNSFMAGTQFFPPPRS